The genomic stretch GATCCGCCTGCAGTGCTACGAGGGTCTGGACGCACAGGCCGCGCTGTACGAGTGGAACTACGCCCGGCAGCTGCTGCACCTGCGGGCCGCCGAACTGGGCGGCCAGGGCGTGGGTGACGACGAGCTGTACGGCGAGAAGTTCCTGCTGGCCCGGCCGCTCCTCCAGGCGATCCGCGAGGAGCGTGCCCCGGTGCTGCTGATCGACGAGGTCGACCGCGCCGACGACGCCTTCGAGGCCTTCTTGCTGGAACTGCTGGCCGAATGGCAGATCACGGTGCCGGAACTGGGGACTCTCAGTGCCCGCAGCCGCCCGCACGTGATCCTGACCAGCAACCGCTCCCGCGAGCTGAGCGACGCGCTGCGCCGCCGCTGCCTGTACCACTGGGTCGAGTACCCCACCGCGCGGCAGGAACTGGAGATCGTGCATGCCCGGCTGCCGCAGGTCAACGAGACCCTGGCGCGGCAGGTCACGGACGCCATCCACGCGCTGCGGGCGCTGCCGCTGGGCAAGCCGCCGGGCGTGGCCGAGACGCTCGACTGGGCGGCGGCGCTGGCCAGCCTGCACCGCGACCACCTGGATGCGGCCTCGGTCGAGGCGACGCTGGGCGCGGTGCTGAAACTGCGTGAGGATCAGCTGCTCGCCGCGCCCACCCTGAAACAGCTGGCGGCCAGGGCCAGTGCGGCGACCGGCCCGGTGGCTGACGGATCGTGACCGCCCCGGACGGGCTCAGCGCCGATCTGGCCGCCCGCGTCACGGCGTTCGTCGCGCGGCTACGGGTGCGGCACGGCTTCCTGCTGGGCCCGGGCGAGGCCGGCGACGCGCTGCGGGCGCTGGGCGCGGTGAACGTCCTGCGCAGACGGGAGGTGCGCGACGCCCTGCGCTGCGTGCTGACCGCCAGCCCCGAACAGCGCCGGCTCTTCGATCAGGAATTCAACGCCTTCTTCCGCCGTGACGGCGAACCGCCGCCCCCCACCCTGCCACCCGTGGTGCCACAGACCGAGGCCCCCGGCGTCGAGCAGGAGGAGCAGCCGCCCCTGCCGAAACAGGCGGACGAGGGCCGCGAGGAGCAGAAGAAGCCCGCCCCCACGCCCCAGGACAGCGGCGACGGCGAGGACGGCGACGACGCCGACATGGCGCAGGCCCAGCCGCTCGGGGAATCGGACGATGCCGACGACGACCCGGACGAGCCGGCCCAGACCATCCGCACGAAGCTCAGTCCGAATGCGTCGGGGGGCGGGGAATTCGACGCCGCCGAGGGTGACCTGCCGGAGCTGCTGCGGGCGGCGTCGGCCCTGGTGCGGGCGGTGGAGCTGGGCCGCTCGCGCCGCGTGAAGCCCATGCCACGCGGCCACAAACTGGATGCCCGGCGCACCCTGCGCGCCGCCGCCCGTACCGCTGGCGATCCCACCGAGCTGAAGTGGCTGGGCCGCCCACGCCGCGCCCCGCGCTTCCTGCTGGTGCTCGACGGCAGCCGCAGCATGGGCCGGGACGCCACGCTGCTGCTGCGCTTTGCCCACGCCCTGCACCTGCGGTCGCGCCGGGTCGAGGTCTATGCCTTCTCCACCGGCCTGACCCGCCTGACCCCGCTGCTGCGCGGCGCTCCCCCCGGCAAGACCCTGCACCTCCCGGATCTGGGCGAGGCCTGGGGGGGTGGCACCCGCATCGGCGCGAATCTCCTGAAACTGGCCCGCCAGGAGCGCGAGCACGTGAACCGTGACACGCTGGTGTTCATCCTCAGCGATGGACTGGACACCGGGGCGACCGAGGACATGGAACGCGCCATGCGCGAACTGCACCACCGCGCCGCCCGCGTGGTGTGGCTCTCGCCCCTGGCCGCCACCCCGAACTACCAGCCGGTGCAGCGGGCCGTGAAGGCCGCCCTGCCGTATCTGGACGCCCTGCTGCCCGCCGGCGGCATGGACGACCTGCACGCGCTGGCCGGACGGCTGAAGCGGGGCGGAGCGCTGTAGGGCGACTCAGCGCATGTGAAGGTGGGGACGGCGGTTGAGCCAGTGCAGGGTGCGCGGCTGACCGTCGGCCGCCAGTTCCACCAGGGCACTCCCCGTGTTGTCCAGCCGGAAGATCGGGCCGTGACTGTCGGTGGGAGACAGCTTCAACAGTTCTGCCAGCAGGAACTGCGCGAAATCATGGTGAGTGACGAGGGCTACCACGGCTGCGTCGTCTGCCCCATCCAAAAGCCGGGCGACAACACGCTCAGCCCGTCGGGCGAACTGCACCAC from Deinococcus sp. AB2017081 encodes the following:
- a CDS encoding AAA family ATPase; translated protein: MSVPTPADLQALFRARGYVTGEALATALRLVVALDKPLLLEGPAGVGKTEAAKTLALALGTKLIRLQCYEGLDAQAALYEWNYARQLLHLRAAELGGQGVGDDELYGEKFLLARPLLQAIREERAPVLLIDEVDRADDAFEAFLLELLAEWQITVPELGTLSARSRPHVILTSNRSRELSDALRRRCLYHWVEYPTARQELEIVHARLPQVNETLARQVTDAIHALRALPLGKPPGVAETLDWAAALASLHRDHLDAASVEATLGAVLKLREDQLLAAPTLKQLAARASAATGPVADGS
- a CDS encoding vWA domain-containing protein → MTAPDGLSADLAARVTAFVARLRVRHGFLLGPGEAGDALRALGAVNVLRRREVRDALRCVLTASPEQRRLFDQEFNAFFRRDGEPPPPTLPPVVPQTEAPGVEQEEQPPLPKQADEGREEQKKPAPTPQDSGDGEDGDDADMAQAQPLGESDDADDDPDEPAQTIRTKLSPNASGGGEFDAAEGDLPELLRAASALVRAVELGRSRRVKPMPRGHKLDARRTLRAAARTAGDPTELKWLGRPRRAPRFLLVLDGSRSMGRDATLLLRFAHALHLRSRRVEVYAFSTGLTRLTPLLRGAPPGKTLHLPDLGEAWGGGTRIGANLLKLARQEREHVNRDTLVFILSDGLDTGATEDMERAMRELHHRAARVVWLSPLAATPNYQPVQRAVKAALPYLDALLPAGGMDDLHALAGRLKRGGAL